The following DNA comes from Methanothermus fervidus DSM 2088.
ACTAGTGATCAGGAAGATCTAGATACAACAGTTAAAATATTAAAAATGAATCTAAATGTTCCTATCATACTTTTTCCAGGGAACATAACCGGTATAAGTAAATATGCTGATGCAATATTTTTCATGAGTTTATTAAATTCTACTAATCCTTATTGGATAACTGGTGCACAAGCTTTAGGTGCACCAACTGTAAAAAAATATGGTATTGAGGCATTACCAGTTGCATATTTGATTATAGAACCTGGTGGAACTGTAAGTTGGGTTGGAGATGCCAAACCAATACCTAGAAAAAAATATAAACTTGCAGCTGCATATGCGATGGCTGCCGAATTATTAGGAATGAAATATGTTTATTTAGAGGCTGGATCTGGAGCCAAACATCATGTACCTACTAAAATGATATCTAAAGTTAGAGATAGCACAAATTTGAAAATAATTGTTGGTGGAGGTATTAAAACTCGTGAAGATGTAGAAAGAGTTATTAAAGCTGGTGCAGACATAATAGTAACTGGCACTATTATTGAACGTGCGTCTGATATCAAGAAGAAAATTTCTGAAATTGTTGAACCTTTAAAGTCAACAAGTAACGTGGATTAGTGCATTCACTTTTTTACCTTCTTTTTTCAATTTATTAAATTTCTTTATTGCTTCAGGAGTAGGCAATGACACAAGTTTTATCCCATTTTCTTTAACTAAATTTTTTGCTTCATCGCTTACCTTTAATGCACCAACTTCGCCACATCCTACAACAAGTACATCAGGATTTTCATTAACTAGTTTTTCAATTTCTCTATCAGAAAGTATATGTGAAGTTCCATATTTCTCCCTTGAGAGAGACTTTTCTCTCTTACTAACACTCCCATCTATATGCACTATTATATCGTGGTTATATTCTTTATTTCCATATTCTATACTTCCAAATCTATAACGTCCAAACATATTATCACAACTTTTTTTATTTCTAAATAAGAATTAACTTAATTTTAGCATTAAAAATTTTTTACAGTAAGAACATTAAGAAAAATATCATGATAAATTTTGAAAATATACTTGCCATATAATCGATAATTCCTACCTTAATACCAAATTTCCCAAACAACCCTATATACATAGGAAATGTATATTTTAGATATATAGATGTTATAACTGCCATGCTTCCCAAAAGAAGTGTTATAAGAGCTTGTTTTAAGGTTAAAGTGCCACTATAGAATAATGTGGCGACAGTTGTATATCCTGCAGAAAAATGGATGAGTTGTGCAATAATTACAATAGCTGACATTCCAGGTATGCCAAAAAATTTTAAAAATGGACTAAAAAGAATGTTTAAATATTTATATCCGCCTATTTCAAGTAAAAAATTTATAAGAAAAAATGTTACAATTATGGTTGGTATAGTTTTTTTCAAAATCTTTATAGATCTCTTAATGGCGTTTCCTTTTGGTTTTTGGATTAATGGTATTTCTTCAATATTTATTGTTTTAGTATTCTGATATTTATGGATGTAAACAACTCCTGCAAGCAATTGTAAAAATGAGGAAAATAAATTTAAAAACAAATATATTATACCAAGCTTTAATCCTAAGATGGCTATGGTTATCAATGCCTGAGCTGTTAATAAATATTCTCCAAGTACTGTAGAAAAAGTGCTCATTACAATAGTTAAAATTACATCTATATCATTTATTTCTTTATTTTTATAAAAATTTGCCAATGCGGATTTTCCAGCAGTTGAATTAAAAAAACATAAAACAAAAGAAAACACACAAGGATATGGAAGTCTTAAAAATTTTGTTAATGGAGTGATCAAAGAAATAATACTATTTCTTATTTTGTTATTTTCAAGAATGAAATTTGTGAATAAAACACTGATTATAACTAGTATAAGCATCCTAAATAAAAGAGAAAAATTCATATTTTTCACCCTTTAGAAAATTTTTAAAGGAAGATGGTATTCATGAAAGTTTTGGTTACAGGTTCAACAGGAATGTTAGGTAAAGAATTAATAAATGTCCTTAAAGATGAATATGAAGTAAAAGGTGTAAGCAGTAAAGACTTTGACATAAGAAATTTAAATGAAACTATTGAAGGTATTAAAGAATTTAATCCAGAAGTAGTTATACATACTGCAGCATTTACAGATGTTGATGGTAGTGAACATAAGAAAGACCTTGCATATAAAGTGAATTCAATAGGGACTAGAAATGTTGCTGTTGCATGTAATATAACTAATAGTTCTCTGCTGTATATTTCAACTGATTATGTCTTTGATGGTAAGAAAGGAAGTCCTTATTATGAATATGATAAACCAAACCCAATAAATGTCTATGGAAAAACAAAATACTTAGGAGAAGTATATGTAAGAGATTTGTTAAACAAATTTTATATTGTACGTACTTCTTGGTTATATGGACCTTATGGATCTAATTTTGTAGATACTATGTTACAACTTGCTGAAAATAAAGATGAAATAAAAGTGGTCGATGATCAAGTTGGATCTCCTACCTACACCCTAGATTTATCATTAGCAATTAAAAAATTGATAAAAGAACCTAGATATGGAATATATCACCTAACCAACAGTGGACATTGTTCTTGGTATGAATTTGCTAAACAAATTTTCAAAGAAATGAATTTGGATGTCAAATTAACACCAATTAAAACTGAAGAGTCAAGGCGTCCAGCCAAACGTCCTAAATTTTCTGTTTTAAAAAATTATAATTGGGAAGTTGAGGGATTTAAAAAGTTAAGACATTACAAAGATGCCTTAAAAAATTACTTAAGGAGGATTAGAACATGAAGGGGATAGTACTCGCAGGTGGGGAAGGAACACGATTACGTCCAATAACAACGGCTGTATCAAAACAATTACTTCCAGTCTATGATAAACCAATGGTTTATTATCCTATTTCTGTTTTGATGCTGGCAAATATAAGAGATATCCTCATTATATCCACTCCAAGAGATTTACCTCTCTATAAAGATCTTTTAGGAGATGGAAGTGATTTTGGAGTTAGGTTTACATATAAAGAACAAAAGGAACCTAGAGGTTTAGCAGATGCATTTATAGTAGGAGAAGATTTTATTGGAAATGATAAGGTAGCATTGGTTTTAGGTGACAATATATTTTATGGTCATAGATTTAGTGAAGTACTGGAGAGAGCTACATCATTTAAAAAAGGTGCAGTAATTTTTGGATATTACGTAAAAGATCCCAGACCCTTTGGTGTTGTAGAATTTGACGAAGATGGAAATGTAATTTCCATAGAAGAAAAACCAAAGCACCCAAAATCTAATTATGTGGTTCCAGGACTTTATTTCTATGATAATAAAGTGGTTGATATAGCTAAAAATATAGAACCTTCTGAGAGAGGTGAGCTTGAAATAACATCTGTAAATCAAGAGTATTTAAAAAGAGGTGAATTAAAAGTCGAAATTTTAGGTAGAGGAATGGCATGGATGGATGCAGGAACTCCTCAAGGATTATTAGAAGCTAGTAATTTTGTTGAGGCAATACAAAGAAGGCAAGGTTTTTATATAGCATGCTTAGAAGAAATTGCATATAATAAAGGTTGGATAACACGAGAACAACTTATAGAGAGAGCAAAAAAATTAAAGAATAGTGAATATGGTCAATATTTAATGGACATAGCAAAAATTGGTCCAACTGCTCCATATCTATCTAGGTAATTGATTTATCCTCTAGGTTCTTTTGCTTTAAACCTTAAGCCCTTATAACCACATTTTCTACATTTTTTTGCTTTAGGTGCATTTCTTGCATTGCATCGAAGACATATTTTGACGTTAAAAAGTCTTTTTTCTGCCACCTCAAATCTAGCCATTTTTTATGCCCTCCATCACTTCTTTTTGGATTTTTACAACTTCTTTACTTGTTTTTGCTTTTGAATATGCATCTAACAACTCTTTATTGAGTTGTAAAAAATGTGGACCCCATTTAAAGTTTGACATTATCTCTTTTGCCATGTCTTTTAAACCTATTATATAAAGCGTTGATGCTATTGCCTCAGCTGTGGATAGGACAAATGGTCTACCATATGCAATAGGATTCGCCGCAACTAAAAACGGCAAAGCCCTGTGATATCTCCCGACTTTAAATATTTCTGAGGACTTTCTAACATTTTTCCATGAACAGTCGATTGCTGCTAAACCATGTCTGATAATTCTCTGCTTGTCTTCTCTAGATAGTGCCTTTTTTGATAATGGATTTAATACAATTGCGCCACGAGGTATTTGATTCATAGTTTTTACAATTTTTGCAAAACCTTTTCTACCTAGCCTCAAACTTGTACATTTTTTTCTGTTACATTCTTCTTCATGATAAATAAATATTTTTATCATTGTAAAATAATGAATTTCTTTCGTGTTTAATAATTGATCCAACAGTTTCTACAATATTTCTATTTCCTACCTCATAATATTTGCCACCAGAAGTTAGTGCTAATTCAAAGTTGAAGTTTCTACCCCGCATAATCCTTTTCTCAAAATTTATAATCACGGTATGTATATCACTCCTATTTAACTCTTTTGCTAATTCGAGCACGTCACGTGTAGGACTATTTTTTAAGGCAATATTAGGCATGCCATCACTTAGCAATACAAGTATTGGTACATATTCGTTTGATTTTTTCTTTTCTCTTTTTAAAATTTCTATAGCTTTTTTGAGACCATGAGCCATTGGAGTAGTTCCACCTACAGAAATATTTTCAATTTTATCTTTGAACGAAAATATCCTTCTCGTACTGGGTAGAATAACTCTAGCCTCTCTACCTTTAAACCCTATAATTGCTAACTTATCTTTATGTCTTTGAGCATCTAACATTATTCTCTTTAAAACTCCTTTAACTTTCTCAGCTTTATCTTCTGAAGACATTGATCCACTTATGTCCACAACTAAAACTATTAATGCCTTTGATCCATGTTTTCTTATTTTTTCTCTTAAATCTTCTGGTTCAACATTAATTTTACCTTCTGATTTAATCGCTGCTGCCCTAATCGTTGCATCTATTGCAATATCTTTTGGATTCTTCAATGGAATTCTACTTTTTACATATTTTCCCCTTTCTGTTTGAGATTCAACTTTGTTACCATACTTACGTCTTCTCTTATCACCTTTAAATTTCAAAATTTTTTTAAATCGATATTAACGTCTTTATCTTCAATATTTCTCTTACCTACAGCCTGAATGTGAGATGTTGATTTACTTCCTAGAAAAAATTCACCACTTCCTTTTGTGAGTTCTTTTGCTCGTGCTTTTGCACTCGTTTCAATTTTATCTTTTTTCATCTCTTCTTTTGCTCTTTCTACTACTTTACTTATTTGATTTTTTCCAAGCTTTCTTCCTAAAATTCTTTCTTCTAAAACAAGAGAAATTGCTTCTTTTATATCATCTATATTAACTTCTTTTCTTCCATTATATGCTGCAATTGTTTTAGATGTTTTAAGTATAGCTATGTCTGCTCTGTGACCATCTACACCAGCATTTAAACATACTCTAGCTATTAATTCCATTAATTCTTGAGATATTTCAACTTTGTCTAACAACTTTCGTGCTTTAAGGATTCTTTTTCTTAATTTTTCTTGTTTGTCCTTAAATTCTTCTCTAAATCCAATAGGATCTCTTTCAAATCTTTCTCTACGTTCCATGATTTTTACTCTGTCTTTAATGTCAGTAATACTTTTGGCAGTGATATGAAGTCCAATCCTATCAGCAAGCTGGGGTCTGAGCTCTCCTTCTGCTGGATTCATTGTTCCAACCAAAATAAATCTTGAAGGATGAGAAATTGATATCCCTTCTCTTTCAACACGATTTATTCCATATGCAGCTGCATCTAACAGGACATCAACCAAATGATCATCTAAAAGGTTTATTTCATCAACATAAAGTATATTTCTGTTGGCTTCTGCTAATAATCCTGGTTCTAAAGCTTTAATACCTTCATTTAACGCTTTTTTTATATCAAGTGTTCCTACTACTCTATCTTCTGTAGCTCCCAGTGGGAGCTCCACAACTTTCATTTTCTTTTTCTCAACTTTTATTTTATCTCTTGATTTACAAAGAGGACACATGTTTGTTTTGTCATCAGGGTCACAATTGAAAGGACAGCCTTTTACAACTTTTATTGATGGCAAAAGATCTGCCAGTGCCCTAACAGCTGTAGTTTTGCCTGTACCTTTATCTCCTTTTATCAGCACTCCACCAATACTAGGATTTATAGCATTAAGTATAAGTGATTTCTTTATTTTCTCTTGGCCTACTATAGCTGTAAAAGGAAAAGTAAAATTATCCAACGGACTCACCTATTAATAAAGTTTTCTATTTAAGAATTTATGTAACATAGTAGATATAATTTACTACGCTAAGAAAAATTAAACTAAAATTATGATTTTTTTCTATCCTTCCAACTCCTCTAATTTTTCTGGTAGATATGTATCAACTACATATTCTAACCCATATTTAGAAAAAGACTGTTGTTCAGCTTTTTTCTTGATTTTTAACATCTTTTTAATTTCTCTTCTCCAAAATTCATCTTTATATCGTGGATCTCTTAATAATTCCTTTAGTCTAATTATATCAACTTCTTCTAGAGGATCTGTAGGTAAATCATAATTTATAATATCTGTTGCAGTTACACCTAAAAATTTAGCATTTGGAGTAGCTAACTCATGATTTACATGTGCTAACTTTGCACTACCGGAAATTATGACCATAGCTATGTGAAATCCCCATGGATCTCCATCATTGCATATGTAAACAGGCAATTTCAACTCTTCGTTTAATCTTTTTAAAAATCTTCTTGTTGCTCTTGCAGCTTGTCCTTTCAACCCAACTATTAAACAATCAAACTTTTTGTGAGCTTTTTCTTGGACCAATCGATGATACATACCCATAGTTTCTACTGCTATTACTCTTTCAACATCGTGGTCAACAAATTCTATTTCATCAACTGTCGGCGGTATTGTGTATCCAGATTTACCAGCCTTCATAGCATCTATTTCTATATCACCTTCTCTAACTGTTAATTTACCATATACTGATGCCCCATCCTCTTCAGGTAATAAACCTAAATCTTCTCTTGTTACACCAAGTACTATTTCTAAATCCTCACTAATATTATTGGATTCTTGCTGATCATTAAAATCTACATCCCATCCTTCTGATACATAATACATTTCCCTAAGCGTAGCTGTTTTACCTTTTTTAATTAATTCTTTACAGAAATTTGCAACATACAACATCTGACCAATTTTTCTTAACTGTTTAACATTTCCCAATGACCTAACCCCATATTTGTCGCCAAGAACATAATGACGTTTATTATCATCATAAATAATATTAGAAGTGCTTCTTGAAGGTACTTTTATTTTAGGTATTTTCTTGTTTTGAATATCTGTAATTATTCTTTTGCCAAGATTTTTGAGCTTCTTTAAAGTCTTTACTTTCCTATTTTTCATTAATTTCACCTGGAATGTTTCTTTTCTCAACTATTTTCTTTAAAAAATTGTTATAATTTGGAGTGCTAGTTTCAGCAAGCTTTGCAGCCTCTTTAATTATTATAGGTATGTATTTCTTGAATAATCTATATTTTTGTAATTCTTCTCTGGCAATTGCTTTAGACCTTAAATATCTACGAAGTTTTCTAGCAACGTCCATAACTGCCTGCCTAACCTCATGTAATATTTCAGGTTCTGGTGCTATACTTTGTTTACCTGTAGATAAATATGGAACATTTGTTGAAACTATGTTGACAAAAACTGAAATTGGTGAATTTTCAAAATCCCTAACACCGTATCTCTTCCAGTCGATGCTCTTAACAGCTTCAGTTATTGCACAACTTCCTTGATCAAAAGTTAAGGGAACTCTATTTGCGAATCGTATTATTTCAGATTTTCTTTGATCTCCTACTTTTCTGCCCGCATTGCCACCATATGCTATGGCAGCTTCCGTTATAAATGGTATTCCTCCTTTGTATGTTGCAGGTTTTCTTGTTGTGGATGCAACAAACTCAGGATTTAACATTTTCTTCATGCTTTTCTCTATTTGTGATTCTCCAATAGGTATTAAACCAGAAGTTGGTGGTGACATGAAATCCATTTTTTTGAAAGCATTGACAATTTCTTCGGCTTCATCCCATTTTAAATCTTTAGGTCTTTTATCTAAATCAACATTTACAAGTTTTTCAAGTTCTTTAATTTTATTTTGAGACATCCTAGATAAAGAAGCCATTAAAAAGGTTTTAATTTTTCGTCTATTACTGTGTTTGGCCATATACAACAGATCATCGGCTGTTATTCCTTTAGGATGTGGTGGAATTTCTTTTGGTAGCGGTGGAATTTTCGTAGATGCTCGTTTAAATTTGTAAATTTTTCCTCTAGGATCTTTAAATGTTATTTGAGCGTGAGGATTTCCTATCATGGTTCTTCTTATATACTCAAAAGCTCCCTGCTCTGACCTAGAATAAGTTACATCTTTTAAATGTAACTCAACAAATACACCAGTACCATCAGGATCTACTTCATTTTTCTCAAGAATAACACCTTCATTTTTCTTTTCATCTAATTGTAAAAGCATTTCAACGCCTTTAATTTCTCCATCTTCTTTATATTTTGATATAACCCTCACTGGCTTCCCAGTTGTCATTTGTGAGAATAAAACACATCCACTACATCCTAATCCTTGTTGGCCTCTTGATTGTATATTCCTAAATTTTGATCCAGCAAACATTTTGCAAAACACTTTTGGAACATAATCTTCTGGGATTCCTGGACCATTATCTTGATGACGTAATACATAATAATCTTTATCAATCCTTTCCAATTCTATTTCTATGTTTGGAAGTATACCTGCCTCTTCAGCAGCATCTAAACTATTAGTTATTAATTCATGAAATACCATTGTAAGAGACCTTATTTTTCCAGAAAAACCCAACATTTGTCTATTTTTACGGAAAAATTCTGATGGCGTGAGTTCTTTGAACTCTTTGAATAAATCGGAAGCTTGTTTTTCCAAGATGAACCCCCTTTTAATTTATTGAATATTATTTTATCCCAAAGGTTTCTTTGAATCTTTTTACTTTCATTTCTTGTTGCTTCTTTTCTAAAAATCTATAAACAGTGCCGTGTTTTGCACCCTCTAATAACATTTCAACAGCTTCTCTTGCTATTCTAATTTCTTCTAAGTCTCCAATTAATGCCACAGTTTTTCCATACACTGAAATATTTGCTCCAGTCATGTTCTCAATTATTTGTCTTGTTTTCCCATCTTTTCCAATTATACGACCTTTTTGTCTTCTTATGGCCTTTTTGGATCTACCTACATAATCAGATATATCAATCACATCAAGCATGACATCTTCATTAAGTAATCTTAAAGCAACTTCTGGACTAAATCCCCTACCTATAGCTCTAACAATGTCTCTAGCTTTTAACACATACATAGGATCTATACTTTCTGATTTAGGAATTATTGTAACCATTCCACTTTCACTATCAATTTCTAGTTTTGTTTGTGTAGAATTTTCAATGTGTTTTTTAGTACTTCCATTTTTGCCTATCAACACTCCTATTCTTTCCCTAGGAATCCTAATGTACTCTTCTGTTACCACAAACTTACCTCCACTAATCTAAAATCATATTTTTTACTTCATCAAAAGAAGTTTTGACACCTAGCTTTCTAAAGTCATTAACTATATTGTGGATATCTCTATTTAGCAATTCCATTGATAAAGGATGATCAACTACAACAGCTTGTGACAAATCAATTATAACAGGTTCACCATCTAAATTTAATATATTAAATGTTGAAAAATCACCATGAACAAGTTTTGCATCATTATATAATCTTTTATAATATAATATAATTTTTTCAAAAGTTTTATCAGGGTCATCAGGAGGTAATTCCCTAAGTGTGGGTGCAGGATTTCCATATTTGTCTCCAATAAATTCCATAACTAAAACATTATTTCTTGAGGTGATGGGTTTTGGTACTCTAACTTTTGCTTTGTATGCTCTTTTAAGATTGGAATATTCCTTT
Coding sequences within:
- a CDS encoding DNA topoisomerase (ATP-hydrolyzing) (COGs: COG1697 DNA topoisomerase VI subunit A~InterPro IPR002815: IPR013049: IPR011991: IPR004085~KEGG: mth:MTH1008 DNA topoisomerase VI subunit A~PFAM: Spo11/DNA topoisomerase VI subunit A domain~PRIAM: DNA topoisomerase (ATP-hydrolyzing)~SPTR: O27089 Type II DNA topoisomerase VI subunit A~PFAM: Type IIB DNA topoisomerase), with the protein product MKNRKVKTLKKLKNLGKRIITDIQNKKIPKIKVPSRSTSNIIYDDNKRHYVLGDKYGVRSLGNVKQLRKIGQMLYVANFCKELIKKGKTATLREMYYVSEGWDVDFNDQQESNNISEDLEIVLGVTREDLGLLPEEDGASVYGKLTVREGDIEIDAMKAGKSGYTIPPTVDEIEFVDHDVERVIAVETMGMYHRLVQEKAHKKFDCLIVGLKGQAARATRRFLKRLNEELKLPVYICNDGDPWGFHIAMVIISGSAKLAHVNHELATPNAKFLGVTATDIINYDLPTDPLEEVDIIRLKELLRDPRYKDEFWRREIKKMLKIKKKAEQQSFSKYGLEYVVDTYLPEKLEELEG
- a CDS encoding DNA topoisomerase VI, B subunit (COGs: COG1389 DNA topoisomerase VI subunit B~InterPro IPR020568: IPR003594: IPR010979: IPR015320: IPR 014721: IPR005734~KEGG: mth:MTH1007 DNA topoisomerase VI subunit B~PFAM: DNA topoisomerase VI subunit B transducer; ATP-binding region ATPase domain protein~PRIAM: DNA topoisomerase (ATP-hydrolyzing)~SMART: ATP-binding region ATPase domain protein~SPTR: O27088 Type 2 DNA topoisomerase 6 subunit B~TIGRFAM: DNA topoisomerase VI, B subunit~PFAM: Topoisomerase VI B subunit, transducer; Histidine kinase-, DNA gyrase B-, and HSP90-like ATPase~TIGRFAM: DNA topoisomerase VI, B subunit), giving the protein MEKQASDLFKEFKELTPSEFFRKNRQMLGFSGKIRSLTMVFHELITNSLDAAEEAGILPNIEIELERIDKDYYVLRHQDNGPGIPEDYVPKVFCKMFAGSKFRNIQSRGQQGLGCSGCVLFSQMTTGKPVRVISKYKEDGEIKGVEMLLQLDEKKNEGVILEKNEVDPDGTGVFVELHLKDVTYSRSEQGAFEYIRRTMIGNPHAQITFKDPRGKIYKFKRASTKIPPLPKEIPPHPKGITADDLLYMAKHSNRRKIKTFLMASLSRMSQNKIKELEKLVNVDLDKRPKDLKWDEAEEIVNAFKKMDFMSPPTSGLIPIGESQIEKSMKKMLNPEFVASTTRKPATYKGGIPFITEAAIAYGGNAGRKVGDQRKSEIIRFANRVPLTFDQGSCAITEAVKSIDWKRYGVRDFENSPISVFVNIVSTNVPYLSTGKQSIAPEPEILHEVRQAVMDVARKLRRYLRSKAIAREELQKYRLFKKYIPIIIKEAAKLAETSTPNYNNFLKKIVEKRNIPGEINEK
- a CDS encoding KH domain protein (COGs: COG1094 RNA-binding protein (contains KH domains)~InterPro IPR004088: IPR018111: IPR004087: IPR019964~KEGG: mth:MTH1006 putative RNA-processing protein~PFAM: K Homology, type 1, subgroup~SMART: KH domain protein~SPTR: O27087 Conserved protein~TIGRFAM: KH domain protein~PFAM: KH domain~TIGRFAM: arCOG04150 universal archaeal KH domain protein), giving the protein MVTEEYIRIPRERIGVLIGKNGSTKKHIENSTQTKLEIDSESGMVTIIPKSESIDPMYVLKARDIVRAIGRGFSPEVALRLLNEDVMLDVIDISDYVGRSKKAIRRQKGRIIGKDGKTRQIIENMTGANISVYGKTVALIGDLEEIRIAREAVEMLLEGAKHGTVYRFLEKKQQEMKVKRFKETFGIK
- a CDS encoding RIO-like kinase (COGs: COG1718 Serine/threonine protein kinase involved in cell cycle control~InterPro IPR011009: IPR000719: IPR018934: IPR000687~KEGG: mth:MTH1005 hypothetical protein~PFAM: RIO-like kinase~SMART: protein of unknown function RIO1~SPTR: O27086 Conserved protein~PFAM: RIO1 family), with translation MPKKIDKIDEALEKIRSRKILKDSEERKIASEVFDQQTLQTLYKIANKGYIEVLNGVISTGKEANVFKGFVNSDIVAVKIYRIATSDFRKMENYILGDPRFDVRMSNRRQIVYTWVKKEYSNLKRAYKAKVRVPKPITSRNNVLVMEFIGDKYGNPAPTLRELPPDDPDKTFEKIILYYKRLYNDAKLVHGDFSTFNILNLDGEPVIIDLSQAVVVDHPLSMELLNRDIHNIVNDFRKLGVKTSFDEVKNMILD